A stretch of the Elephas maximus indicus isolate mEleMax1 chromosome 3, mEleMax1 primary haplotype, whole genome shotgun sequence genome encodes the following:
- the LOC126072279 gene encoding olfactory receptor 7A10-like, with protein MTPICLYSSSFCFLDSHTSFMEPGNHTQVSEFILLGLSEEEELQTFLLGLFLSMYLVTFIGNFLIILATITSSHLHTPMYFFISNLSFVDICFTSTTVPKMLLNIHTHNKAITYQGCLTQMYFFILFAELDVFLLSIMAYDRFVAICHPLHYMVIMNSRHCGLLLLLSCISSALNSLLRSLLVLRLSFCTNLEIPHFFCEVNQVIQLSCSDTLLNIIEMYFATMVMGIIPFTGIVFSYSQIISSILRIASAKGKYKAFSTCGSHLLIVSVFCSTALGVYLSSATTQSSRASAIASVMFTIVTPMLNPFIYSLRNKDIKGALKNFVGIVSL; from the coding sequence ATGACACCTATTTGTTTGTATagttcttctttttgctttcttgacaGTCACACCAGCTTCATGGAACCAGGAAATCACACACAGGTTTCAGAATTTATTCTCCTTGGACTCTCAGAAGAGGAGGAACTGCAGACTTTCCTTCTTGGGCTATTCCTGTCCATGTACTTGGTCACCTTTATTGGGAATTTTCTCATCATTTTGGCCACCATCACTAGCTCCCATCTCCAtactcccatgtacttcttcatttccaacctgTCCTTTGTAGACATCTGTTTCACCTCCACCACTGTTCCAAAGATGCTACTGAACATCCACACCCATAACAAAGCCATCACCTATCAAGGCTGCCTTActcaaatgtattttttcatcctttttgcAGAGCTGgatgtttttctcctttctatAATGGCTTATGAccggtttgtggccatctgtcacccactGCACTACATGGTCATAATGAATTCCAGACACTGTggcttgctgctgctgttgtcctGTATATCGAGTGCTCTGAACTCTCTGCTGCGTAGTTTACTGGTGTTGCGGCTGTCCTTTTGTACTAACTTGGAGATTCCTCACTTCTTCTGTGAAGTCAATCAGGTTATCCAACTTTCCTGTTCCGACACCCTTCTCAATATCATAGAAATGTATTTTGCAACTATGGTGATGGGCATTATTCCTTTCACTGGCATTGTATTTTCTTATTCTCAGATTATCTCTTCCATACTGAGAATTGCATCAGCAAAAGGAAAGTATAAAGCATTTTCCACTTGTGGATCTCACCTTTTGATTGTTTCCGTGTTTTGTAGTACAGCTCTTGGGGTCTACCTCAGTTCTGCCACTACCCAAAGTTCCAGGGCCAGTGCAATAGCCTCAGTGATGTTCACCATAGTCAcacccatgctgaacccctttaTCTATAGCCTGAGGAATAAGGACATAAAAGGGGCCCTGAAAAATTTTGTTGGCATTGTCAGTTTATGA